The nucleotide window ATGCTTGCAATGACGCCTGAGCTCCTTGCTATGGATGAGCCTGTAAGCCAGATGGACCCCAGGGGCACACACGAAGTCCTGAACACGGTAAGAGAACTCAACAGGAAACTGAAAACGACTATTCTGCTTGTTGAACACAGACTACACGAGCTTGCACCCTTTGTAGACAGAATTGTCATAATGGACGACGGACAGATAGTCTTTGATCAACCTGCCTCGAAAGCTTTTGATCATCTTGAAGTATTTTACAGGCTTGGACTTCGGATTCCCGAACCTGTTGAACTCTGCCACAGTCTTGGAATCAAAGCCAGTCCTTTGAGTGTCAGTGGGGCTCTTGCCTTACTGGACACGGATGACTTTAAAAAAAATATCAGTGTTTCTCAGTCCTCTCCAAATCCAGAGGAAAGTACTGTAGTAATCAAGAACAGTTCAAGGAGAGCTTCTACTGAAAATAACAACTCTAAAAATAACAACTCTGAAAATAACAACTCTGAAAATGATGGTGATTCGATTGTTTTAATTCAGGATCTATGGTCAGGATACGAGAAAAACAAGATGGTACTGAAAGGAATAGATCTGGAAATCAATAAAGGTGAGAGGATCGCGATTATGGGCACGAACGGTTCGGGAAAATCAACTCTGCTTTTACACCTTGCAGCTATTCTCAAACCGGATAAAGGAAGTGTGAAGGTTTTTGGAGAGGACACAAGGTCCAAGAATCCGTATTCCTTTGCAGGTAAGGTCGGATTCGTTTTCCAGAACCCTGACCTTATGCTCTTCTGTGACTCAGCTGAGGAAGAAGCAAGATTCGGACCTGTTCAATTAAAGTACAGTAATATTGAGGAAAGGGTAAAAAATTCTCTTGAAGCTATGTCAATTCTTCCTTTCAGGCACGACCTCCCCCAGGCACTGAGCAGGGGACAGAGACTCAGAACAGCTGTTGCCTCGGTAATTTCCATAAACCCCAAACTCATTCTTCTCGATGAACCCACAACAGGGCAGGATAGAATGAACATAGAACAAATGATGGACTTTTTCAAAAATAATAATTCTACACTGATTTTCTGCACACACGACATTGAGGTAGCCATGTCTTATGCTACAAGAATCCTGGTGATGAATGATGGGAAGATCATAGCAGACGGGAAGGGAAAAGAAGTTATAAAAGACACTGAAAGCCTCAGAAAGGCCTCGCTTACCCAACCTCCGGTTGTTGAGATCGCAAATCATCTGGGAATCAACGCCTTTTCAGTTAAAGAACTTGTGAAAACACTGACTTCCAGAAGTGCTGAAGGGACAAAGTGTTGAAAAGATATGCTGGATAACATAAGGTATTGAAAGACATGCTGGATAACATAAGGTATTGAAAGATATGCTGGATGGTATAAATATTAAAAAGATGTGCTGGATAATATAAAATATTAAAGGGACGCGGGGTGATATGACATGATAGGTGCTAGATCAATTGCAGAACCGACAATTAAGGATACAGTTATTCATAGGATGGATCCAAGAGCTAAGATTCTTATTCTGATTTCCATAGTTTTTGTCGCTGTATCCCTGGATAACCAGAAAACAATGTTTTTATTGTTTCTTACTGTACTCTCAGGATTCGTACTTGCAAAAATGCCGGCAATAAAGATCAAGACCCTGGTTATATTGCTCGTACTTTTGATATGGGGAACTATTTATTCACAGGCTCTCTTTTATTCTCAACTCCCGAGAACTGTTATTTTTACCATAATCCGTCCTGAATTCCCGATTCTGGGCTGGTTGACAGGCGGCGGACTGTTCGTATATGAGGAAGGATTTCATCACGGCGCAGTTCAGGGACTTAGATCGGCTTCAATCCTTTCTCTTGGGCTGTTGATGTGCTGGACCACGGACTCGAGAGATATGTTAAATGGCCTTGTCGGACTCAGGGTTCCTTACAGCGTAGCTTTTATGGTAATCACAGCAGTAAGATTCTTACCAATAATAATCACCGAAGTAGCTACCGTGATAACAGTCCAGCGGCTCAGGGGATTTAATCCGAAAAAGTTCGGGTCAGGAATCATAAAAACATTACTCAATATATTGACTCCGACTCTTGCAAACTGTGTACGGAGAACCGGAACCCTTGCAGTCTCGATTCAGAGTCGAGCTTTTCGGGCAAACCCGGACCGGACATCTCTTAAAAAACTGGAGTTCTCGAACACTGATAAGATAGTGGTTACAGTCTGTGTTTTTACAGCCATAAGTGTTGTGATTATGAAGCTTATTTACAATATGTATACAAGCGGGATTTATTATACTTCAGGTTTAAGACCTGTTTATGCAATTGCAGGAGGATACCTGTGATAGAGATAAAAAAATTATCCCGATCCTTTGGAAACCTGGTAGCTGTGGATAATCTGGATCTTGATGTTGAAAACGAGATCTTTGGCCTTCTTGGCCCCAATGGAGCAGGCAAAAGTACGACAGTTATGATGCTTACAACTCTACTAAAACCCAGCAGCGGTACTGCAAAAGTATGCGGATACGATATAGTAAAAGAGTCAAAAAAAGTAAGGTCAAAGATAAGTTATGTCCCTCAGGATATGGCAGTTGACCGAAAACTTACAGGCAGGGAAAATGTACAGCTTTATGCAAAGCTCTATGGCATCCCTAATAGAAATTCAAAGGTAGATGAAGTGATTGAAATGATGGGGCTTTCAGAGCGTGCCGGCGACCTTGTAGCAACATACTCCGGAGGAATGAGAAGACGCCTTGAACTTGCTCAGGCGCTTGTGCACGAACCTGAAGTTTTGTTTCTGGATGAGCCGACACTTGGACTGGATGTAAGTGGTAGAAAGAAGATATGGGAGCATATCAGGATGCTTAAGGCCGAAGGGATGACCATCTTCATGACTACACATTACCTTGAAGAGGCAGAAAAATACTGCAACAGGGTTGCCATTATTGATAAAGGAAGAATCGCAGTTGTTGGTTCTCCTGAAAACCTGACAAGCTCCATCGGGGAAAATGCCTCCCTTAATGACGTTTTCCTTGAGAACGTTAAAACCCCTGAAGAGCAGGCAGGGTTTAATTCGAACCAGTTTAGAAACCTTCTGAGGCGTAGATAATGAGAGCGGTATATTACTATTTTGAGAGGGATCTCGTAAAATGGCTAAGAGGAAGAATAAATGTAATCTCTTCACTTATGATGCCTGCAGCCTGGCTGGTATTTGTTGGACTTGCCCTGCCCACGAAGTTTACTGATAACTATCTTCAATTTATTACTCCTGGTATCCTTGTCATGACGACGCTTTTTTCCTCCCTTCAGGGAGGAACTTTAATGATTTTTGACAAAATACTAGGTTTTTTAAATAAGTTCCTTGCCATGCCCTCTCCACGAGAAAGCATGTTGTACGGAAAAATCCTATTTATCAGCGTAAGAGGCCTGCTGCAGGCAACGGTGATACTCCTTATAGCTACTCTTCTTGGTGTAAGAATATTGAACCCTGTGAATATAGTTCTGATATATATTACATTGTTTTTATTTTCGGTATTTTTTTCTGCTCTCTCAACTATGATAGGACTGTATTTAAGCGACCATGACAGTTATTCGGCTGTCAACAGTATGATCAGCATGCCTTTATTCTTCACCAGCAGTGCACTCATGCCCTATGACGTCATGCCTGCCTGGTTGAGGACTCTGGCCAGGCTTAACCCGGTAAGTTATGCAATAGACAGCACAAGAACTCTGTTTGAAGGAGGAATACCTGTTCATGGGCTCATAAGTCTGGCTATAGGAGCCGGAATTATGGTACTTCTCGGGACATACCAGTTCAGGAAAGCATTTGTGTGAAAAAGAGGAACGAAAGTAAAAGGAAGCAAAATATGGACAAAGGGAATAGAAGAGCAACAGAGAAAAAATTTAGAAATAGAATAGAAGTAGAAAAGTAGAGAAAAGTAGAGAAAAGTAGAGAAAAGTAGAGAAAAGTAGAGAAAAGTAGAGAAAAGTAGAGAAAAGGGGTAGAGAAAAGGGGTAGAGAAAAGGGGGTAGAGAAAAGTAGAAAAGAAGTAAAGAAAAAGAGAGAAAAGTAGAAAAAAAAGTAGAAGTCCGAACCTTTGAGGTTTAAACTCTTTTAATATTCATGTTAATTGCAACTTCTGCAATATCAGCACTGTACTCCGAAACCCGCCTGAGACTTTCCAGGATCATACTGAGTTCAATATTACCCGAACCTTCGCAGTTCTGTGGCTCCAGAGAAACTCCAAACTGGGAAACTTTCTTGGCTTCTACAACGATTTTATTAATAGCCTGCAGGTCTTCTTCGGTCATTGAGTCTATCGAGCTTTCGAAAACCTTGCAGGAAAGCTCGGCCATCTTGAAGATAGGATCATCGGCAGTGACTCCCAAGTCCATTTTCAGGACACTTTTTGCAATCTTTACAGCATGATCTCCCACACGCTCGATACTTTTCGTAATAAGTCTGTATCCCAGGCATTCTCTAGGGTGCCGGATTCCAATCTTTTCAGATAGCTCGATATCTTCAATAGAAGCCTTTAGCTGACGGACAGCAAGAAGATAAAAGCGATCCACATCGTCGTCTCTCTGAATGACATCTTCAGCAATCTCTACATTGTGATCCCTGAGAGCAGTCATGGAGTCTTCAAGCATGGAAAGCACAAGCCCATACATATTTCTAATTACCCGGGTAAGGGGAAGGTCATTGTAGTTCAGAAGACATTGGAAGACCAGTTCGTTCCTAGATTCTTCTATAAGTTCAAGTCCTATCAGTTTCTGACGCACAGAATCTTTGATAAACTTACGGTCATAGGCACTGAAGCCTTTTTTGGTAGTCAGTCTGATAATGTCGTAGCCTACAAGATAATGAGAAATAAGAATCCTGAGATTATTTTCTGCACTGTCGGAGTGAACATAGTCAATGGTTGCATTAAGGGCGGAATGTTCCTTTGAAACCGCACTGGAAGAGACAAGCAGAGTTTTATTAGGCATAGGTGTGAGCGTAAGGGTGTCACCGGCTTCAAGCCCTATATCTCGGACCCATTTTATAGGGAGGGACACAATATAGGTAGAGTTTCCGGTAAACTGAACTTTTCTTTTATCCTTGGTGATAAATAAACCCCCTAGGGTATTTTAGTTAATCTTAAGAGAACTATATAGAGAAAAGTAATATATAAAGGTATCTTAGAAATAGAACACTAAAATGATAAGTAAAACATGATAGCTGTGTCTAATTATGGTATATAGGATCAATTACAGAATCATAGAAAAACATAGAGTTAGGCTAAAAGTTCGGTTATAAAGGTAGATATAAAATCAATTTTTAGAAAGACATTTTTTCTCGTAAAACTCTTTTCTTACAATAGGTACAAAACAATTCTGTATAATACTATATTAATCACTTTCGAGTAACGATAAAAACCGATTAATCAGGGAACAACCTGGAAGAAAGTAAGTATGAAAAACCGCTGAAAAGATAATTAAAATAAAGAAAAAAATGGTTAACAAAATAAAGAAAAAAAATGGTTAACAAAATAAAGAAAAAAAATGGTTAACGAGAGATCAAAGATGATAAATAAAGAGAACTAATTAACGGGAAATCAGCAGTGTAGCGAATTTTCTGTAGATTTAGAGTCAAGTTTTTGTATGCTGATTATACTTTAGTTCTCTTGTTGTTGGATTCTCCAACTGCTAACTTATTAAAATTTATTATTTTATAGAAAAATTGACACATCACCTAAATTTCTGTGTTTTAATCTAGATTTTCTTATTTTAATCTAGATTTTTGTATTTTCATTATACTCTAAACTACTATGTTTTTACTATACTCAAAATTATTGTGTTTTTCTTTTAAGTTTATACAAGTGATATTCTTCAGGATTAGAGATGTTTACTGTTGAATAAACATTATTTTGCAAACATTCTTAATATCTTATCTATTCCTGAAGTTCACTTTAGAAGTAAGACCCTAATGTCAAAATTTTCCTCTTTCAGCCAGAACAGCCCCAATTACCGAACCAATTATGCCTATCACAGCGGTATGAGCTACGATGACAATGGTAACTATAAATGCGGAGGCAGCTATAAGTCCTCCAAGTACAGGGGCGTCTCTGAGTATCGATCCAAGAATTCCTCCAAGAAGAAAACCCGGAATAATCATGAAAACGGTCATCAGAACTCCGGTCTTAAGCCCTTCTCCAGAACCTCCGTCTGCGTAATAACCTCCTAAAAGACCTCCCAGAAAAGGAGCTATGGAGTTTACTAATGGAATGAAATAAAAGACAAAAGTACAGACCATACCTATGAGTGCTCCACTTAAAACTCTTGCTATTATCTTCACCTCCCACAGTAAAGAACGTACAAATCTTATGTTATAATAAAATTGATTTAATCATTCATAAATATATAGCTAAACATTAAAAATTATTTTCTAAAAAGAGACAAGTTCTTTCCAGATTTTCCATACTTATTACCAAAGTTAAGGACAAAACCCAAATAGTCATTTTTAATCTTGAGCCCTAGCAATAAGAAAGCAAGTACGAAAGAAATACTGTTTGCAGTGATCAGGGCTGGATCATTTACCAGGATACCGTGGATCATCCAGAGAAGCATGCCTGAAGTAGAGCAAATTAGCATCATCAGGGATACATCCTTTGTAGACCTGGTAGTCAAAGCTCTTAGAAGCTGTGGAGCAAAAGCTACAGTTGTCAGTGCACCTGCAATATAACCGATCATTTAATTTCACTTCCCGAATTTAGTTAAGATGCCCCAGAAAAAATAGAAAATCTCTGAGAGTTTCGATGTAACCGCAACAGGATGGTACTCTTTTTCTAGATTTGCGACTCTGCAGCCCAGTTCCATCTCGTGATGAGAGGTTCCTTTCATTTAGTTCAAAGGGCTAAGGCTCCAGGTTCAACCATTTAAGGAACAATTACTTAAGTAATTTTTTTATTTACATATAGAATTTGCGAAAGAAACATAACCCTGATATAAGCGTATCTCGTAAAACTCTACTGGGATATGGTTATGACAGAAGACTGCCTTTTTTGTAAAATAATAGAAGGAAAAGTTCCTTCAGAGAAGGTATATGAAGATACTGCCGTTTTTGCATTTCTTGATGTTTTTCCAGCAAGCGAAGGGCATACACTGGTAGCTCCTAAAAAACACTTTAGCAAGTTTACGGATATGGATGCGGAAAGTGTTGCTTCGCTTTTTGAGGCTACAAGGAAGATTACGGCTGCAATCGAGGAGGCATTTTCAGCAGAGGGATCGAACATTGGAATCAATGATGGAAAAGTAGCCGGGCAGGAAGTTCCCCATGTCCATGTCCATGTTATTCCCAGGAGAAGAGGAGACGGTGGGAGAGGAATAAAATCAATAGTATGGACTGAACCTGATACTGCCAATTTGAAAGAAGTTGCGGAAAAGATCAGGAGATCGCTCTGAAAAGAAAGCTCACAACAAGAGAAATAGTCCCCAGACAGAACATTTCCCAGATAGGGTTTTCAATACGAAACGATAATATATTTTTTGGAATATAATGAATTTAAGGAAAGGCAGCAGGCAGAATTGTTGTCAGTACCCTTCCGGTTTCTCTTACTTTGGGGGTAAGAACAATGGCAGAAATGGAAATTGATGTTAGAGGGCAGACCTGCCCTGTTCCTCTGGTAGAATGCAGAAAAGCCTTAAAGAAAGCCTCTCCAGGGGATCTTGTTATTGTGAAGGGAACACATCCGGCATCAAGAAAAGAGATTCCTATGGCCTGCGAAGCAATGGGTCTCACAGTACTGGAAATTGAAGATAAAGAAGGAGGTAAAGAGTGGGAGATTAAGATCCGGAGATAAGCCGGAAGGGGAATGAAAACATGGGGGAAAAGACTGTCATTATCCTGCATAGCGGAGACATGGATAAGGTATACAGCGCACTTATAATTGCAAACGGAGCTCTTGCAATGGGTATGGAAGCCTCCATATATTTTACTTTCTGGGGGTTAATGCGCTTGAAGAAAGGAGAGCTTGAGAAGGGGCCACTCTCCAAGATGAATATGCTAGGGCTTGGCAGGCAGATGATCAAACAAAGAATGAATAAAGCCAATGTTGCTTCACTTGAAAGGCTGATGAATGATTTCAAGGAACTTGGCGGAAAAATAATCGCCTGCGAGATGACCATGGAAATTATGGGCTTGAGTAAAGAGGAGCTTCGCACAGAGTGGATAGATGAATGGGGAGCTGTAGGTTCGTATATTCAGGAAGCTCGGGACGCAAACGTAACTCTCTTTATTTGAGGTTTGGAAAACTCTTAGAGTTTGAGTTAAAGCTTAAAATATCACTATAATATGAGTTTTTCCATGGTCTGACCTGAACTAGATGTATCTTACTAAGCAAATATCACTATCCAGGGATTTATTACCACTAATTTATCGGATTAAAATCCAGAAATTTACTGGAGACTCTGAGATTTAACTGTAAAATCTAAAATTTGATTATTTCAAACGGGGAGGGAGAAGAAATATTCGAGAATATAATATATCTTGACAATGCCGCATGCACACGATTGGATGAGCGGGTACTTGAAGTAATGAAACCTTATTTTTTTAATATCTATGCAGTTGCAACATCGGAATTTGGCTATTCTATGGGTATTGAAGCAAAAGAAGCACTTGCAAGATCCCGAGAAAGCATAGCTTCAAAGCTTGATGCAAATTCAGAAGAGATTATCTTCACTTCAGGGTCCACTGAATCAAGCAACACTGCGCTTAAAGGCGTTGCCATGGCTCTTAAAGAGAAGAAAGGAAAACATGTTGTTGCCTCGAAGATAGAAGATTTTCCTGTGCTTAATACAGCAAAAGTTCTCGAAGGACAGGGTTTTAGTGCGACTTTCCTGGATGTCGATCCTGAAGGGTTTGTGGATCTCGAAGAACTTAAAAACGCTATAACAAAGGAAACTGTTCTTGTTTCAATTCAACAGGGAAACCAGGAAATAGGGACAGTACAGGATTTGAAAGCTATCTCGGAAATATGTGAAGAAAAGGATGTGCTCCTGCACACGGATGCTACTCATAGCTTTACTCGGCTACCTCTCAATGTAAAGGAATTGCCTGTGGACCTGATCACTATGTCAGCCCATACCATCCACGGTCCAAGAGGAATAGGTGCTCTTTACATCAGGAAAGGTACCCCAATAACCAAATTTATGGATGGAGGTTTCCA belongs to Methanosarcina barkeri 3 and includes:
- a CDS encoding ABC transporter ATP-binding protein, whose translation is MIEIKDLWYTYPGRSEPTLKGINLRVEKGEFVLLTGPTGCGKSTLLKTLNGIIPHESGGIFSGSVKVKGMETTESNQIEISKEVGLVFQNPDDQIFSTTVEDEVAFGPENLCFERKEIDRKVEEALQIVGMSGHRLASTNSLSGGQKQRICIASMLAMTPELLAMDEPVSQMDPRGTHEVLNTVRELNRKLKTTILLVEHRLHELAPFVDRIVIMDDGQIVFDQPASKAFDHLEVFYRLGLRIPEPVELCHSLGIKASPLSVSGALALLDTDDFKKNISVSQSSPNPEESTVVIKNSSRRASTENNNSKNNNSENNNSENDGDSIVLIQDLWSGYEKNKMVLKGIDLEINKGERIAIMGTNGSGKSTLLLHLAAILKPDKGSVKVFGEDTRSKNPYSFAGKVGFVFQNPDLMLFCDSAEEEARFGPVQLKYSNIEERVKNSLEAMSILPFRHDLPQALSRGQRLRTAVASVISINPKLILLDEPTTGQDRMNIEQMMDFFKNNNSTLIFCTHDIEVAMSYATRILVMNDGKIIADGKGKEVIKDTESLRKASLTQPPVVEIANHLGINAFSVKELVKTLTSRSAEGTKC
- a CDS encoding energy-coupling factor transporter transmembrane protein EcfT; protein product: MIGARSIAEPTIKDTVIHRMDPRAKILILISIVFVAVSLDNQKTMFLLFLTVLSGFVLAKMPAIKIKTLVILLVLLIWGTIYSQALFYSQLPRTVIFTIIRPEFPILGWLTGGGLFVYEEGFHHGAVQGLRSASILSLGLLMCWTTDSRDMLNGLVGLRVPYSVAFMVITAVRFLPIIITEVATVITVQRLRGFNPKKFGSGIIKTLLNILTPTLANCVRRTGTLAVSIQSRAFRANPDRTSLKKLEFSNTDKIVVTVCVFTAISVVIMKLIYNMYTSGIYYTSGLRPVYAIAGGYL
- a CDS encoding ABC transporter ATP-binding protein, producing the protein MIEIKKLSRSFGNLVAVDNLDLDVENEIFGLLGPNGAGKSTTVMMLTTLLKPSSGTAKVCGYDIVKESKKVRSKISYVPQDMAVDRKLTGRENVQLYAKLYGIPNRNSKVDEVIEMMGLSERAGDLVATYSGGMRRRLELAQALVHEPEVLFLDEPTLGLDVSGRKKIWEHIRMLKAEGMTIFMTTHYLEEAEKYCNRVAIIDKGRIAVVGSPENLTSSIGENASLNDVFLENVKTPEEQAGFNSNQFRNLLRRR
- a CDS encoding ABC transporter permease, whose product is MRAVYYYFERDLVKWLRGRINVISSLMMPAAWLVFVGLALPTKFTDNYLQFITPGILVMTTLFSSLQGGTLMIFDKILGFLNKFLAMPSPRESMLYGKILFISVRGLLQATVILLIATLLGVRILNPVNIVLIYITLFLFSVFFSALSTMIGLYLSDHDSYSAVNSMISMPLFFTSSALMPYDVMPAWLRTLARLNPVSYAIDSTRTLFEGGIPVHGLISLAIGAGIMVLLGTYQFRKAFV
- a CDS encoding phosphate uptake regulator PhoU; its protein translation is MTKDKRKVQFTGNSTYIVSLPIKWVRDIGLEAGDTLTLTPMPNKTLLVSSSAVSKEHSALNATIDYVHSDSAENNLRILISHYLVGYDIIRLTTKKGFSAYDRKFIKDSVRQKLIGLELIEESRNELVFQCLLNYNDLPLTRVIRNMYGLVLSMLEDSMTALRDHNVEIAEDVIQRDDDVDRFYLLAVRQLKASIEDIELSEKIGIRHPRECLGYRLITKSIERVGDHAVKIAKSVLKMDLGVTADDPIFKMAELSCKVFESSIDSMTEEDLQAINKIVVEAKKVSQFGVSLEPQNCEGSGNIELSMILESLRRVSEYSADIAEVAINMNIKRV
- a CDS encoding DUF5518 domain-containing protein, with the translated sequence MKIIARVLSGALIGMVCTFVFYFIPLVNSIAPFLGGLLGGYYADGGSGEGLKTGVLMTVFMIIPGFLLGGILGSILRDAPVLGGLIAASAFIVTIVIVAHTAVIGIIGSVIGAVLAERGKF
- a CDS encoding SemiSWEET family sugar transporter; this translates as MIGYIAGALTTVAFAPQLLRALTTRSTKDVSLMMLICSTSGMLLWMIHGILVNDPALITANSISFVLAFLLLGLKIKNDYLGFVLNFGNKYGKSGKNLSLFRK
- a CDS encoding HIT family protein, which produces MTEDCLFCKIIEGKVPSEKVYEDTAVFAFLDVFPASEGHTLVAPKKHFSKFTDMDAESVASLFEATRKITAAIEEAFSAEGSNIGINDGKVAGQEVPHVHVHVIPRRRGDGGRGIKSIVWTEPDTANLKEVAEKIRRSL
- a CDS encoding sulfurtransferase TusA family protein, producing MAEMEIDVRGQTCPVPLVECRKALKKASPGDLVIVKGTHPASRKEIPMACEAMGLTVLEIEDKEGGKEWEIKIRR
- a CDS encoding DsrE/DsrF/DrsH-like family protein, whose protein sequence is MGEKTVIILHSGDMDKVYSALIIANGALAMGMEASIYFTFWGLMRLKKGELEKGPLSKMNMLGLGRQMIKQRMNKANVASLERLMNDFKELGGKIIACEMTMEIMGLSKEELRTEWIDEWGAVGSYIQEARDANVTLFI
- a CDS encoding cysteine desulfurase family protein; protein product: MFENIIYLDNAACTRLDERVLEVMKPYFFNIYAVATSEFGYSMGIEAKEALARSRESIASKLDANSEEIIFTSGSTESSNTALKGVAMALKEKKGKHVVASKIEDFPVLNTAKVLEGQGFSATFLDVDPEGFVDLEELKNAITKETVLVSIQQGNQEIGTVQDLKAISEICEEKDVLLHTDATHSFTRLPLNVKELPVDLITMSAHTIHGPRGIGALYIRKGTPITKFMDGGFQEFNLRAGVENIPSAVGFAKAVELVTEEENKRLKAMRDRIIDKALSEIPEVTLNGSREKRLPQNANLTFHYVEGESVTLHMDMRGFAVSTGSACFSRSLEASHVIRGIGGDHERAHGSVRFTFGRYNHIEDTDAAIEAMSEIVARLREISPLARK